In a single window of the Rhodamnia argentea isolate NSW1041297 chromosome 2, ASM2092103v1, whole genome shotgun sequence genome:
- the LOC115737582 gene encoding LOW QUALITY PROTEIN: beta-fructofuranosidase, insoluble isoenzyme CWINV1-like (The sequence of the model RefSeq protein was modified relative to this genomic sequence to represent the inferred CDS: deleted 1 base in 1 codon), translating to MNDPNGPMIYKGIYHLFYQYNPQGPVPGHKVWAHSTSTDLVNWTPHVPAIVPSQEYDLNGCWSGSVTILPGYKPAILYTGAGPQKKQAQNLAAPKNLSDPYLIEWVKSPRNPLMASTAANGINASSFRDPTTAWVGPDGRWRVIIGSKRDRMGMAILYRSRDFVRWTKARRPLHSADDTGMWECPDLFPVSARFPVGLDSSVNGPNVKHVLKVSLDDTKHEYYTVGTYDSRADTYVPDEGSVDSDSGLRYDYGKFYGSKTFFDSENNRRILWGWINESSTVDDDIKKGWSGVMAIPRTLWLDKSGKQLVQWPILEIEKLRTNQVDLPNKLIEAGTVLEVPGITAAQADVEVSFEVKELEKAEALEPAGTNPQMLCSQKGASAKGGVGPFGLLVMASKGLEEYTAVFFRIFKGQNKYVVLMCSDQSRSSLKNCNDKTTYGAFLDVDPLHEKLSLRTLIDHSIVESFGGGGKSCITARVYPVLAVRDGTHLHVFNNGAQSVGVPKLSAWSMKKARIN from the exons ATGAATG ATCCAAATG GGCCAATGATTTACAAGGGCATTTACCATCTGTTTTACCAATACAACCCTCAAGGCCCAGTACCGGGCCACAAGGTCTGGGCCCATTCCACGTCGACGGACCTCGTGAACTGGACCCCACACGTCCCCGCCATCGTCCCGTCGCAGGAATACGACCTGAACGGCTGCTGGTCAGGTTCGGTCACCATCCTCCCGGGGTACAAGCCGGCCATTCTCTACACCGGAGCCGGACCCCAGAAAAAGCAGGCCCAAAACTTGGCGGCGCCCAAGAATTTATCCGACCCGTATCTGATCGAATGGGTGAAATCGCCCCGCAATCCTCTGATGGCAAGCACAGCCGCCAACGGGATCAACGCGAGCTCATTCAGAGACCCCACCACCGCTTGGGTGGGCCCCGACGGGAGGTGGAGGGTGATCATCGGGAGCAAACGAGACAGGATGGGAATGGCCATTCTGTACAGAAGCAGAGATTTCGTTCGCTGGACCAAGGCTCGACGCCCGCTTCACTCTGCTGATGACACCGGGATGTGGGAGTGCCCGGATCTTTTCCCGGTCTCTGCTCGATTCCCCGTCGGCTTGGACTCGTCCGTTAATGGTCCAAATGTTAAGCACGTGCTCAAGGTCAGCTTGGACGACACTAAGCATGAATACTACACTGTCGGGACTTACGACTCCCGAGCGGATACGTACGTTCCCGACGAGGGATCGGTAGATAGCGACTCCGGG TTGAGATATGATTATGGCAAGTTTTACGGTTCCAAGACCTTCTTCGACAGCGAGAACAACCGGCGGATCTTGTGGGGTTGGATCAATGAGTCGTCCACCGTGGACGATGATATCAAGAAAGGATGGTCCGGAGTCATG GCAATTCCAAGGACCCTTTGGCTAGACAAATCTGGAAAACAGTTAGTGCAGTGGCCGATATTGGAAATAGAGAAGCTACGTACCAACCAAGTTGATTTGCCCAACAAATTGATTGAGGCGGGAACAGTTCTTGAAGTTCCTGGTATAACAGCTGCACAG GCAGATGTGGAGGTCTCATTTGAAGTGAAAGAGCTCGAGAAGGCCGAAGCGTTAGAGCCGGCTGGGACCAACCCGCAAATGCTGTGTAGCCAAAAGGGTGCTTCAGCCAAAGGTGGTGTTGGACCATTTGGATTGCTGGTCATGGCTTCAAAAGGATTGGAAGAATACACAGCAGTGTTCTTCAGAATTTTCAAAGGCCAGAACAAATATGTTGTCCTCATGTGCAGTGACCAGAGCAG ATCTTCCCTTAAAAATTGCAATGATAAGACCACTTATGGAGCATTCCTGGATGTGGACCCTCTGCACGAGAAGCTGTCGTTGAGGACCTTG ATAGACCATTCTATAGTGGAGAGTTTTGGTGGTGGAGGGAAGAGCTGCATCACAGCTAGGGTTTACCCTGTACTGGCTGTGAGAGATGGAACCCACCTGCATGTCTTCAACAATGGGGCTCAGAGCGTTGGAGTGCCAAAGTTGAGTGCTTGGAGCATGAAGAAAGCCAGAATCAATTGA